One window of Desulfallas thermosapovorans DSM 6562 genomic DNA carries:
- a CDS encoding class I SAM-dependent methyltransferase, with amino-acid sequence MESLITDPTDEDKVPCWAEIWPAARGLAQWIWKNATFAGDRLLELGTGLGLPGIICGIKGAQVTFSDFNPSALELVRLNATRNGLLDFCTHLGDWRDFKLPGKFRWVMGSDIFYDPKLNVYLKELIPRVTADGGNVLIAHPGRPASFRFVEELMEVAGFDEQHQVVPVTIEDPYFPYYEIHIHHIKLNSQV; translated from the coding sequence GTGGAAAGCCTGATTACCGACCCTACGGATGAAGATAAAGTACCCTGCTGGGCGGAGATCTGGCCGGCGGCCCGTGGACTTGCGCAATGGATATGGAAAAACGCAACCTTTGCCGGTGATCGGCTCTTGGAGTTGGGAACGGGATTGGGACTGCCGGGGATTATTTGTGGTATCAAAGGAGCACAGGTTACCTTTTCGGATTTCAACCCGTCCGCTTTGGAACTGGTACGACTGAATGCCACCCGTAACGGGTTGCTGGATTTTTGCACCCACCTGGGTGATTGGCGTGATTTTAAGTTACCGGGCAAGTTCCGCTGGGTTATGGGATCGGATATATTTTATGATCCAAAATTAAACGTGTATTTAAAAGAATTAATCCCACGGGTCACAGCTGACGGGGGAAACGTTTTAATAGCCCACCCGGGCAGGCCGGCCAGTTTCAGATTTGTGGAGGAACTGATGGAAGTTGCCGGATTTGATGAACAGCACCAGGTGGTACCGGTAACCATTGAGGATCCTTATTTCCCTTATTATGAGATTCATATACACCATATTAAATTAAACTCACA
- a CDS encoding sigma-54 interaction domain-containing protein, whose product MTLQNSFNKHIAEQDDSYIFGSIANPVIAVDHRGRITIFNHGCEKLFGLTYDQVSGKLVSEIIPYTGLIKVLKTGKAHIGRKFVLGNALYVANRTPIIRNGSIVGAIGVIQEITELHHMAEELKQVTRQKKVLESIFKNTNEGYISINSEGYINFVNNAMAELLSLSPMDILGKHITEIVPESKTYLIQFNGRSEQNQITYIGDKKALVSRYPVIENGKVEGAVSKVVYQDLDKLASMLTKNKQVKTNTNMPGAHYSLSQIIGNGKSITKLKDIVRRVARGPSTVLITGESGTGKELFAHAVHSHSPRSNGPFIKVNCAAVPENLLESELFGYQDGAFTGAKKGGQIGKFELANGGTIFLDEIGDMPLAMQAKILRVLQEKEIERLGGHNTKKVNVRIIAATNRDLTEMIDSGKFRQDLYYRLNVVNLNIPPLRERKEDIGNLVKHFIEKFNQAFNIQVTGCSEEVLNIFMGYHWPGNVREMENIIERAFNLVDGQVIEPEHLPHYLLKQKETFRQPLTEKALPALLENVEREALLEALEKTGGNKLQAAKLLGISRAWLYKKIKQYQIDH is encoded by the coding sequence GTGACTTTGCAAAACAGTTTTAATAAACATATAGCCGAGCAGGATGATAGTTATATCTTTGGTAGTATCGCCAACCCGGTAATAGCAGTGGACCATCGCGGGCGAATTACCATATTTAACCACGGTTGTGAAAAATTATTCGGGTTAACATATGACCAGGTATCAGGTAAATTGGTATCTGAAATTATTCCTTATACCGGGCTCATAAAGGTTTTAAAAACCGGTAAAGCACATATCGGGCGTAAATTTGTGCTGGGCAATGCTCTTTATGTTGCCAATCGTACTCCTATTATACGCAACGGTAGCATCGTGGGTGCTATTGGGGTTATTCAAGAAATTACCGAACTACACCATATGGCTGAAGAACTCAAACAAGTAACCCGGCAGAAAAAAGTTTTGGAATCAATTTTCAAGAATACCAATGAGGGCTATATATCAATTAATAGCGAAGGATATATTAATTTTGTCAATAACGCGATGGCGGAATTATTGTCCTTAAGTCCTATGGATATACTGGGCAAACACATTACTGAAATAGTACCCGAATCCAAAACTTACTTAATACAATTTAACGGTCGCTCGGAGCAAAACCAAATCACATATATTGGCGATAAGAAGGCTTTAGTTAGCCGTTACCCGGTGATAGAAAACGGTAAGGTGGAAGGGGCTGTTAGCAAGGTAGTTTATCAAGATCTGGATAAACTTGCTTCTATGCTAACCAAGAATAAGCAAGTGAAAACAAACACCAACATGCCGGGAGCTCATTATTCTCTAAGCCAGATCATCGGCAACGGTAAATCTATTACAAAGCTGAAGGATATTGTTCGCCGGGTGGCCAGGGGGCCTTCCACGGTGCTGATAACAGGGGAAAGTGGTACAGGTAAAGAGCTATTTGCCCATGCCGTGCACAGTCATTCACCCCGTAGTAATGGCCCGTTTATCAAGGTTAACTGTGCTGCAGTGCCGGAGAATTTATTGGAATCGGAGTTGTTCGGTTACCAGGATGGCGCATTCACGGGTGCTAAAAAGGGTGGTCAAATCGGTAAATTTGAGTTGGCCAACGGGGGAACGATTTTCCTGGATGAAATAGGGGATATGCCGTTGGCTATGCAGGCCAAGATACTCAGGGTGTTGCAGGAAAAGGAAATTGAGCGCCTTGGGGGACACAATACCAAAAAGGTGAATGTACGGATAATTGCGGCTACAAACCGGGATCTTACCGAGATGATTGACAGTGGTAAGTTCAGGCAGGACTTGTATTACCGCCTTAATGTGGTAAATCTGAATATACCTCCGCTGCGGGAAAGAAAAGAAGATATTGGTAATCTGGTGAAACATTTTATTGAAAAGTTTAATCAAGCTTTTAATATTCAAGTAACCGGTTGCAGTGAAGAAGTGCTGAATATTTTTATGGGTTATCACTGGCCTGGTAATGTACGGGAAATGGAGAATATAATTGAACGGGCTTTTAATTTGGTTGACGGGCAAGTTATCGAACCCGAGCATCTACCGCATTATTTGTTAAAACAAAAGGAAACTTTCCGTCAACCCCTGACGGAAAAAGCGCTGCCGGCTCTACTGGAGAATGTTGAGCGGGAGGCATTATTAGAGGCGCTGGAAAAAACAGGCGGAAACAAACTACAGGCCGCCAAGCTGTTAGGTATTTCCAGAGCCTGGTTGTACAAAAAAATTAAACAGTATCAAATCGACCACTAA
- a CDS encoding AAA family ATPase, with the protein MSITIPELRAALEREGYICEEEIVVTIYLALTLNKPLLVEGAPGVGKTEIAKVLAAIFNTDLIRLQCYEGLDENKALYEWNYQRQLIKIQISRDGAPGEQLERNLFSEEYLLERPLLRAIRASEKKVLLIDEVDKVEAEFEAFLFEVLSDFQVSIPELGTVYAKHIPIVVLTSNGERELSDGLKRRCIYLYIDFPSIEKETRILQVKVPEAGVKITGQIANVANYIRANMNLRKKPSIAETIDWAKALSALDVQSLDGNSINKTLNVFLKNKDDQDLLKSETGIESLVQIAQTGTPVGYSGKCSCHEHHIHKK; encoded by the coding sequence ATGTCTATAACCATACCTGAATTACGCGCAGCTTTGGAACGTGAAGGTTATATATGTGAAGAAGAAATAGTGGTGACCATTTACCTGGCTCTAACCCTTAATAAACCCCTGCTGGTAGAGGGCGCTCCCGGCGTGGGCAAAACTGAAATTGCCAAGGTGCTGGCCGCCATATTTAATACGGATTTAATACGTTTGCAGTGCTATGAGGGACTTGATGAAAACAAAGCTTTGTATGAATGGAATTACCAGCGCCAGCTGATAAAAATTCAAATCTCCCGGGACGGTGCACCAGGGGAACAGTTGGAGCGTAATTTATTTAGTGAGGAATACCTGCTGGAACGCCCACTGCTGCGGGCTATCAGGGCCAGTGAAAAAAAAGTTTTACTAATTGATGAAGTGGATAAAGTGGAGGCTGAGTTTGAGGCCTTTTTGTTTGAAGTGTTATCCGATTTCCAGGTTTCCATACCCGAGTTGGGCACAGTTTATGCAAAACATATCCCTATTGTTGTGCTTACCAGTAACGGGGAAAGGGAACTGTCCGACGGTTTAAAAAGACGCTGTATCTACCTCTATATTGATTTTCCCTCCATAGAAAAGGAAACCCGCATATTGCAAGTTAAAGTGCCCGAGGCCGGTGTCAAGATAACCGGGCAAATAGCCAATGTTGCCAATTATATTAGAGCTAATATGAATTTACGCAAAAAACCCTCCATTGCGGAAACCATTGATTGGGCCAAAGCCTTATCCGCTCTGGATGTGCAGTCGTTGGACGGTAACAGTATAAATAAAACACTAAATGTATTCTTGAAAAATAAGGATGATCAGGACTTGTTGAAAAGCGAGACCGGCATTGAAAGTTTGGTGCAAATTGCTCAGACGGGAACGCCTGTGGGTTATTCGGGAAAATGCTCCTGTCATGAACACCATATTCACAAGAAATAA
- the trmL gene encoding tRNA (uridine(34)/cytosine(34)/5-carboxymethylaminomethyluridine(34)-2'-O)-methyltransferase TrmL: MHLVLVEPEIPANTGNVARTCAVTGAQLHLVKPLGFSVDDKHLKRAGLDYWHLLTIHYHDSFEDFLKAYPGCRFHLATTRAGQVYTNVHYGPDDFLVFGKETSGLPEDIIRRFWDKCIRIPMISQARSLNLSNSVAIVLFEALRQNGFPGLKQTANAPGY; the protein is encoded by the coding sequence ATGCATCTTGTGCTGGTGGAACCCGAAATACCGGCCAACACAGGAAATGTAGCCCGCACCTGTGCTGTTACCGGTGCCCAATTACACCTGGTGAAGCCACTGGGTTTTTCGGTTGATGATAAACACTTGAAAAGGGCCGGGCTTGATTACTGGCATTTATTAACGATACATTATCATGATAGTTTTGAAGATTTTCTAAAAGCTTACCCCGGTTGCCGGTTTCATTTGGCCACAACCCGGGCCGGGCAAGTTTATACCAATGTGCATTATGGTCCGGATGACTTTCTGGTATTCGGCAAAGAAACTAGCGGGCTGCCGGAGGACATTATACGCCGTTTCTGGGATAAATGCATTCGCATCCCCATGATAAGCCAGGCCCGGTCCTTAAACCTGTCGAACTCGGTGGCTATAGTTTTATTTGAAGCTCTGCGCCAAAACGGTTTTCCCGGGCTCAAACAGACCGCCAACGCTCCTGGCTATTAA
- the nth gene encoding endonuclease III has translation MLAEHIPHVETTLHYRNPFELLIAVILSAQCTDKQVNKTTAGLFAKYKTPYDFAALSHEKLASEIKGCGLYRNKSLHIIKTCRILAERYGGRVPGNFNDLQALPGVGRKTANVVLNIAFGQPTFPVDTHIYRVARRLGLSNGNTPRRVEKDLTDLIPAAERGHWHHRLIHFGRSCCTARNPRCAECVVAQYCLKRKKQLMDKEN, from the coding sequence ATGCTGGCCGAGCATATTCCTCATGTTGAAACCACTTTACATTATCGCAACCCCTTTGAATTGCTGATAGCAGTTATTTTATCCGCCCAGTGCACTGACAAACAGGTAAATAAAACCACCGCCGGTTTATTTGCCAAATACAAAACACCATATGATTTTGCGGCGTTAAGCCATGAGAAATTAGCCAGTGAAATAAAAGGATGTGGCTTGTACCGCAATAAAAGCTTACATATCATAAAAACCTGTAGGATACTGGCGGAAAGGTACGGGGGGCGGGTACCGGGTAATTTTAACGATCTCCAGGCTTTACCCGGGGTAGGCCGAAAAACCGCCAATGTGGTGCTGAACATAGCCTTCGGCCAGCCTACTTTTCCCGTAGATACGCATATTTACCGGGTGGCCCGCAGGTTAGGCCTTTCCAACGGTAATACCCCCCGCAGAGTGGAAAAGGATTTAACCGACTTGATACCCGCAGCCGAACGCGGCCATTGGCACCACCGGCTGATTCATTTCGGACGCTCCTGTTGTACGGCGCGCAATCCACGCTGTGCCGAATGTGTCGTAGCACAGTATTGTCTGAAGAGAAAAAAACAACTTATGGACAAGGAGAATTAA
- a CDS encoding CoA-binding protein, translating into MYAYPSEQQISDQQIKDILQQNHTIAVVGLSDKSHRDSYRVAQYMQNKGYRIIPVNPRLKTVLGETAYPDLLAIPDKVDIVNIFRRSEQVLPIVEEALKISPNAVWLQLGIASDEAAEKCKAAGVAIIMDKCIKVEHARLLAGEVQCGY; encoded by the coding sequence ATGTACGCCTATCCTTCAGAACAACAAATATCAGATCAACAAATAAAGGATATATTACAACAAAACCATACTATAGCAGTGGTTGGCCTGTCGGACAAATCCCACCGGGACAGTTACCGGGTAGCTCAATATATGCAGAACAAGGGATACCGTATTATTCCCGTAAACCCACGTTTAAAAACAGTTTTAGGCGAAACTGCTTATCCGGACCTGTTAGCAATTCCCGACAAGGTGGATATTGTGAACATCTTCCGCCGTAGTGAGCAGGTGCTCCCAATTGTAGAAGAAGCGCTTAAAATTAGCCCTAACGCTGTATGGTTACAGTTGGGTATAGCCAGTGATGAGGCGGCGGAAAAATGTAAGGCCGCCGGAGTGGCTATAATCATGGACAAATGTATTAAAGTAGAGCATGCCAGATTACTAGCCGGGGAGGTTCAATGTGGATATTAA
- a CDS encoding DUF4912 domain-containing protein — protein MIVTFTWVLGAALVLLLLAVFLWSARNKQKKPIPQHVPMMAREEFAGEIAIPVNFPPQPAAKPDMPEIPWHYGKDRMVLMVRDPNWIFAYWEISATKQQEFNNRYGAEAWNNSRSVLRVYDITGVDNFNGTNANDFTDISIDDYVDSWHINVARPNSSFCVDLGRLFPDGTFITLLRSNIVQTPSMAVSDLLDEEWMWIEGIYRTITSLRLGSSPMMSEELAGGMGILPLGISSPGLGNRKNQ, from the coding sequence ATGATCGTTACTTTCACCTGGGTCCTTGGAGCCGCGCTGGTATTGCTGCTCCTGGCCGTTTTTTTATGGTCGGCCCGTAACAAACAAAAAAAACCAATACCTCAGCATGTGCCAATGATGGCCCGGGAAGAGTTTGCCGGTGAAATTGCTATACCAGTCAACTTTCCACCTCAACCGGCAGCCAAGCCCGACATGCCGGAAATACCCTGGCATTATGGTAAGGATCGCATGGTGCTCATGGTACGCGATCCCAACTGGATTTTTGCGTACTGGGAAATATCGGCCACCAAACAGCAAGAATTCAACAACCGGTACGGGGCGGAAGCCTGGAACAACTCCCGTTCTGTTTTGCGGGTATACGATATAACGGGAGTTGATAATTTCAACGGTACCAATGCCAATGATTTTACAGACATATCCATTGATGACTATGTGGACAGCTGGCATATCAATGTGGCACGTCCCAATTCATCATTTTGCGTGGATCTGGGCAGGCTTTTCCCCGATGGCACCTTTATTACGCTGCTGCGCTCCAATATTGTGCAAACACCGAGCATGGCTGTTTCCGACCTGCTGGACGAGGAATGGATGTGGATAGAAGGTATCTATCGTACCATCACCAGTTTGCGTTTAGGCAGTTCTCCCATGATGTCGGAAGAACTGGCCGGGGGTATGGGCATTCTTCCCCTGGGAATTAGTTCACCGGGTTTGGGAAACAGAAAAAATCAATAA
- a CDS encoding glycoside hydrolase family 57 protein: MGKGYLCFVLHAHLPFVRHPEHEHFLEERWFFEAITETYMPLIDSFNELVQENIPFRLTISLSPPLITMLTDGLLQERYLRHLDKLIELAEKETVRTRDTAFHPTALMYRDRFYRIRYLFAEKYQRNIINAFKKLQEQGRLEVITCAGTHGFLPLLINQPEAVRAQVGVAVDLYAKHFGHKPPGIWLPECAYTYGVDEILKEFGIKYFFTDTHGVLFASHRPRYGIFAPIFCPTGVAVFARDVESSKQVWSSNEGYPGDFDYREYYRDIGHDLPYDYIEPYIHPDGIRVNTGIKYFRVTGKDGHKEPYCRFNALRKAELHAGNFLFNRKHQIMHLNSLMDREPIIIAPYDAELFGHWWFEGPDWLKNVLRKIHYDFPGIETATPLDYLKKYPCNQVARPCPSTWGNNGYNEVWLSRENDWIYRHLHIMAERMTELVESNPYPSGVMQRALKQAARELLLAQSSDWAFIMYTKTMVEYAVRRTKQHVYNFLQLYEQIKGHNINEDMLRDLEYKNNIFPDININYYQKAHGQLYSATG; the protein is encoded by the coding sequence TTGGGTAAAGGATACTTGTGTTTTGTATTGCACGCACACCTGCCCTTTGTCAGGCACCCGGAACACGAACATTTTTTGGAGGAAAGATGGTTTTTTGAAGCAATTACTGAAACTTATATGCCATTAATCGATAGCTTTAATGAGCTTGTTCAAGAAAACATACCATTTCGATTAACAATATCCCTGTCCCCGCCACTTATCACCATGTTAACGGACGGGTTATTGCAGGAAAGATATTTAAGGCATTTGGACAAGTTAATCGAGCTTGCGGAAAAGGAAACTGTACGTACCAGAGACACTGCTTTTCATCCCACTGCTTTAATGTATAGAGACCGGTTCTACCGCATTAGATACCTGTTTGCCGAAAAATACCAGCGCAATATTATTAACGCCTTTAAGAAACTGCAGGAACAAGGGCGTCTGGAGGTTATCACCTGCGCGGGAACCCACGGATTTTTACCTCTGCTTATCAACCAACCCGAAGCAGTACGTGCCCAGGTAGGTGTAGCCGTTGACCTTTATGCCAAACACTTTGGCCATAAACCACCTGGCATTTGGTTGCCTGAATGCGCCTATACCTACGGTGTAGACGAAATTTTAAAAGAATTTGGTATTAAATACTTTTTCACCGACACCCACGGAGTGCTTTTTGCCTCACACCGGCCGAGATACGGGATATTTGCCCCTATTTTTTGCCCCACCGGGGTAGCTGTTTTTGCCCGGGATGTGGAGTCTTCCAAGCAAGTCTGGAGTTCCAATGAAGGTTACCCGGGTGACTTCGATTACCGTGAATATTACAGGGATATAGGTCATGATTTACCTTACGATTATATAGAGCCCTATATTCACCCGGACGGCATTAGAGTTAACACCGGTATAAAATATTTCCGTGTAACGGGAAAGGATGGTCATAAGGAACCTTATTGCCGGTTTAACGCATTGCGCAAAGCCGAATTACATGCCGGCAACTTTTTGTTCAACCGGAAACACCAGATTATGCATTTGAATTCTTTGATGGACCGGGAACCAATAATTATCGCCCCCTACGACGCGGAACTTTTCGGCCACTGGTGGTTTGAAGGTCCGGATTGGCTAAAAAACGTTTTACGCAAAATACATTATGATTTTCCCGGCATTGAAACGGCCACCCCGCTGGATTATTTAAAAAAATATCCCTGCAACCAGGTGGCCCGCCCCTGTCCCTCCACCTGGGGTAATAATGGCTATAACGAAGTATGGCTAAGCAGAGAAAACGACTGGATTTACCGGCACCTGCATATTATGGCCGAAAGAATGACCGAGTTGGTGGAAAGCAATCCTTATCCCAGCGGCGTAATGCAGCGTGCCCTGAAACAGGCGGCCAGGGAACTGCTACTGGCTCAAAGCAGTGATTGGGCCTTTATCATGTACACTAAAACCATGGTGGAATATGCCGTACGGCGCACCAAACAGCATGTATACAACTTTTTACAGTTGTATGAGCAAATCAAAGGGCATAACATTAACGAGGACATGTTAAGGGATTTGGAGTATAAAAATAACATTTTCCCGGACATTAATATCAACTATTATCAAAAAGCACACGGACAATTGTATTCCGCCACCGGCTGA
- a CDS encoding acetate uptake transporter family protein, whose protein sequence is MSHGHAPANPGPAGLVALAMACFTFYAVHTGKVEGSCIALLGIWLIGGFVVQVIVGVMELNHGNILGGNIFTFFSAFFMLVTGLELIFKYFAGIYGWTVDARIDGWAWLALAIALLTWTPGYLKAPLSLFAVVLALDIAVPVVALMDLNILGHEWHAVSGNFLGIAGVFGLYTAWGVVLNTTFGRTIIPLGTPIVKEQSVSVGK, encoded by the coding sequence ATGTCTCACGGACACGCACCGGCCAACCCGGGACCCGCGGGCTTGGTGGCCCTTGCCATGGCTTGTTTTACGTTCTATGCGGTACACACCGGTAAAGTTGAAGGCTCTTGCATAGCCTTATTGGGAATTTGGCTCATTGGCGGTTTTGTGGTGCAGGTAATTGTAGGTGTTATGGAACTTAACCACGGTAATATTCTGGGCGGCAATATCTTTACCTTTTTCTCGGCCTTTTTCATGCTGGTAACCGGCCTGGAACTAATATTTAAGTATTTCGCTGGTATATATGGTTGGACTGTGGATGCCCGCATTGACGGCTGGGCATGGCTGGCCCTGGCCATAGCGCTGTTAACCTGGACCCCCGGTTATTTGAAAGCGCCATTGAGCCTGTTTGCTGTGGTGCTGGCCCTTGATATTGCAGTACCAGTGGTAGCCCTTATGGATTTGAACATACTCGGTCATGAATGGCATGCCGTATCCGGTAACTTCCTCGGCATTGCCGGTGTATTTGGTTTATACACCGCCTGGGGCGTAGTTCTTAATACAACTTTTGGTAGAACTATAATACCCCTGGGGACGCCAATTGTTAAAGAACAAAGCGTCAGCGTGGGCAAATAA
- a CDS encoding sugar phosphate nucleotidyltransferase, whose protein sequence is MKAIIMAGGEGSRLRPLTCGIPKPMVPVMNRPIMTSIINLLRKHNFTDIGVTLQYIPEAISNYFGNGSDYNINLQYFIEETPLGTAGSVKNAEQFLDETFLVISGDALTDFNLSDAINYHKSKGAMATLVLTKVPCPLEYGVVITGEHGHIKQFLEKPSWGEVFSDTVNTGIYILEPEVLDYVPAGQKFDFSKDLFPLLLKQGRPLFGVVLDGYWCDIGDLRQYIQSHYDYLSGAVGLKLPGKEIRPGVFAGRDVHIADSAIINGPVLLGDGVIIGKGVKIDQFTVIGPGCTIQDGASIKRSVLWNNVFVAPGVNLRGAVLASRVQVQSGSSVYEGAVIGNDTIIKERCVVNPDIKLWPHKMVETGSVVRESMVWGSRAPRRIFGLEGVSGIANVEMTPELASRIAAAFADALGARPRICLSSDVYTPSRLIRDALNCGLRSAGAQVFQLSEGVTPMHRFAVRRLECDGGLHVRISPRQPGAINIVFTNKNGGNISRSVERKVENLLAREDFKRAGFAQITESRPVPEIMENYMQFLLHNVDKNAIRSMGLSMAAIYDPDCSGKYLKPLCRELDISLERVNIDGPVRWPLPWSEYKEMTGRVAAAVTERGLSMGVIMDSGADHLALIDNRGRTVQDNLLVSLTALLVLRSQGETVVVPVTAPRAVDLLAEKFGARVIRTKTAVQDFYEKLVYQDGLAGNRPASQISQALLHFDALATLIKIAEYLSVKKTDLASLVDEIPVFFMENKKAAVPWATKGTVIRSLIEEMGSSDNMELLDGVKVYHPEGWALVLPDPEEPVCRVFSEGSTMEIAESLADFYIDKINEIVGPVHKTGQA, encoded by the coding sequence TTGAAAGCCATTATAATGGCAGGTGGGGAAGGGTCGCGCTTGCGGCCGCTCACCTGTGGGATACCCAAACCAATGGTTCCGGTAATGAACCGGCCCATCATGACCAGTATTATTAATCTTTTACGCAAGCATAACTTCACCGATATCGGGGTGACCTTGCAATATATACCCGAGGCCATTAGTAATTATTTTGGCAATGGCAGCGATTATAATATTAACTTGCAGTATTTTATAGAGGAAACTCCTCTGGGCACGGCAGGCAGTGTTAAAAATGCCGAGCAGTTTTTGGATGAAACGTTTTTGGTGATCAGCGGCGATGCACTGACAGATTTTAATCTTTCCGATGCGATAAATTACCACAAAAGCAAAGGGGCCATGGCCACGCTGGTGTTGACCAAGGTGCCTTGTCCGCTGGAGTATGGGGTAGTTATTACCGGTGAGCATGGACATATAAAACAGTTTTTGGAAAAGCCCAGTTGGGGTGAAGTTTTCAGCGATACAGTAAATACCGGTATTTATATCTTGGAACCCGAGGTGCTCGATTATGTGCCGGCTGGTCAAAAGTTTGACTTCAGTAAGGATTTGTTTCCTTTGCTTTTGAAACAAGGCCGGCCATTGTTCGGGGTAGTGCTGGATGGATACTGGTGTGATATTGGTGATTTGAGGCAATATATACAGTCTCACTATGATTATCTGTCCGGTGCTGTCGGTCTTAAGCTGCCCGGTAAGGAGATCAGACCCGGGGTTTTTGCCGGCCGGGATGTACACATAGCCGATAGCGCTATAATTAATGGTCCGGTGCTGCTGGGGGATGGTGTTATCATAGGCAAAGGGGTTAAAATTGATCAATTTACCGTGATCGGCCCGGGATGCACGATACAGGACGGCGCTTCCATTAAAAGAAGTGTGCTCTGGAATAATGTGTTTGTTGCTCCCGGAGTTAACCTGCGCGGGGCGGTGCTGGCCAGCAGGGTGCAGGTGCAATCCGGAAGCAGTGTCTATGAAGGGGCCGTTATCGGCAATGACACCATAATTAAAGAAAGATGCGTGGTTAATCCCGATATTAAGCTATGGCCGCACAAAATGGTGGAGACCGGTTCGGTGGTGCGGGAAAGTATGGTTTGGGGCAGCCGCGCTCCCAGGCGCATTTTTGGATTAGAGGGAGTATCGGGTATTGCCAATGTGGAAATGACCCCGGAACTGGCGTCCCGGATAGCGGCGGCCTTTGCGGATGCTTTGGGTGCCAGGCCGCGTATTTGTTTAAGCAGTGATGTCTATACACCGTCCAGATTAATTAGGGATGCGTTAAACTGCGGTTTACGCTCGGCGGGGGCACAGGTATTTCAATTATCCGAAGGGGTTACCCCCATGCATCGTTTTGCCGTGCGCCGTTTGGAATGTGACGGTGGACTGCATGTAAGAATATCACCCAGGCAGCCCGGGGCAATTAATATTGTATTTACCAATAAAAACGGTGGTAATATTTCCAGAAGCGTAGAGCGCAAAGTGGAAAATTTGCTGGCCCGGGAAGACTTTAAACGGGCCGGCTTTGCCCAAATAACAGAGTCACGCCCGGTCCCTGAAATTATGGAGAATTACATGCAATTCCTATTGCATAATGTGGATAAAAACGCTATCCGCTCCATGGGACTAAGTATGGCGGCCATATATGACCCGGATTGCTCGGGTAAATATTTAAAGCCATTATGCCGGGAACTAGATATCAGCCTGGAGCGGGTAAATATAGACGGCCCGGTTAGATGGCCGTTGCCCTGGTCTGAATACAAGGAAATGACCGGGCGGGTGGCCGCAGCAGTGACGGAGCGCGGCCTTTCCATGGGTGTAATTATGGATTCCGGGGCCGACCACCTGGCATTGATTGATAACCGGGGGCGTACTGTGCAGGATAATTTACTGGTATCCCTTACCGCTTTGCTGGTATTACGTTCACAGGGGGAAACGGTGGTGGTGCCGGTAACGGCCCCCAGGGCTGTGGATTTGCTGGCTGAAAAGTTTGGTGCCCGGGTAATCCGTACAAAAACCGCGGTACAGGATTTTTATGAAAAACTGGTGTACCAGGACGGCCTGGCGGGTAACAGGCCGGCGTCGCAAATATCCCAGGCTTTATTGCACTTTGATGCGCTGGCTACGTTGATAAAAATAGCCGAGTATCTATCCGTTAAGAAAACTGACCTGGCCAGCCTGGTGGATGAGATTCCCGTATTTTTCATGGAAAATAAAAAAGCTGCGGTGCCCTGGGCAACCAAAGGTACAGTAATTCGTAGCTTGATCGAAGAGATGGGGTCCAGTGATAACATGGAATTGCTGGACGGGGTGAAAGTTTACCATCCCGAGGGCTGGGCACTGGTGTTGCCTGACCCGGAAGAACCCGTTTGCCGTGTTTTCAGCGAAGGGAGCACCATGGAAATTGCCGAATCACTGGCGGACTTTTATATAGACAAGATTAATGAAATTGTTGGCCCGGTGCATAAAACCGGCCAGGCATAA